The genomic DNA CCTCGAAATGTGTCATAGCACGTTGCACAACCAAACTTCCCAACGTCAAGAAATTTCAAAAAGGTCAATCCGCATGTCGGGCATTCCGACCCTTGGTGTGCAGCCTCCTGCGGTTGTTGCGCTTGAAACAGCTCCGCCCCGCCAAACCAATGAGACAAAAATTGTTGGATGGATAACGGTTCCTGATTCGGATCCACATGAAGCGTCTGTGCCTGAAATGCACATTTCTCACATAATTGAAGCTCAATTGCTTCCCCCATACTTTCTCGTGTAAGAATGACGGAAGCAGGCCGTTCTTTACAGTTTTCACATATCATCATATGCCACCTCACCTCAGTTGGATTGACGTTCAGTCAAGTTGCTCATAAATGAGCGTTACCAGCATCGCCTGTAAGATTCGTGCTCGTAGCATGTCACGCTCTGGTAGCGGCTGATGAAGAGTCGTTCGGTCTACCGCAGCGAGAATGAGTTTCGCCTCACGCTCCGATATTACCGCCTCCTCCGTCAATCGATAGACAACATCTTCCGCCATCGTATAGGATGCCCCTTGTTGAATCCCTTTTAAAATATGTTCAATTAATTCTTTTCGCGAGTTCGTCTGTACACGAAAAATACGTATGTAACCGCCGCCACCACGCTTCGACTCAACGGCGTAACCGCGTTCCACTGTAAATCGTGTCTTAATGACGTAATTGATCTGAGAAGGGACACATTGAAACTTTTCGGCAACTTCACTGCGTTTGATTTCAATTGAACGATTCTGTTCCTCTTCGATAATCGCCTTTAAATACCCTTCAATAATGTCAGAAATATTCCGCATTTTTTCACCTCTTTTCATCTCCGGTGATCAAGTGTTGACTTTGACTATCTTTGACTTAATTGTACATGATATTCCGTTTCTTTCGCAATCGATACGCACTCGGTCTTTTATCAGTATTGGTGTGTCGCCCTGTTATTTAATCATCAACCTCAAAAACTGCACCTCGGTCGTTATTAATGAGGTGCAGTTCAATCTCTTTCGTTTTCTACTCAACTGTTTTTACTAACAGCGGCTAATTTCCGCTGCAACTCCCGAACTAGACGAAACGACACCATACAAACAGTTCCATTTGACATCGTCACCTTGCGCTCTGTTTTATTCAGCTCACTGACATGGCATAAATTGATTACGTAGCTTTTATGGCAACGATAAAAGGATGCGTCCAAACCTTCGAAATCGATAAGTTTACCGTAGAATTCATAGTATCCATTCTTTTCATACAGCGCCAGTTTATGCGGCTTCGTGGATGTTTCAATGTAATAAATATCTTGAATGTTAACATTTTGAATACGCTCGCCGATTTGCAGTTGTACCCTTGCGGATTGATCGAATTCACCAAGCTGTTTATACTTTTTAAATGCAACTTGTAATGCCTCTTTCACCTCAGAGGAAATTTGCTCAGTCGTCTCTTTCACGATAAAGTCCAGTGCCGCTAATTTGTAGGTGAATGTCAGTTTTAAGTAATCTGCATGTGTGGTAATAAAAATAATCGTCGCTATAGGATCTTTCTTTCGAATTTCCATCGCTAATTCCATACCATTCAGCTCGTGATTTAATTCGATATCTAAAAAATAACAATCCGCTTGATGCTGCTCCAAATAAGCTAATACCTCATCTGGCTGACTCGTGCATAGCACAACTTCAATACTCGGCTCATGAAAATTGGCATAATCCATAATTTCTTTATGCAGTCGGTTTTTCTGTGCATGATCATCTTCACATATGATAACCCTCATCCGATACCCTCTCCTCAATAATCACTTCATGAATAAACCACTCATTGTCGACACGTGAGTTGAACATAACATTCGGATAGCTAGATAAAATTTTCCTGACAGTAAACAAACCGATTCCTCGATTGTCTCCCTTCGTCGAATAGTGCTCTTCAAATAATTTGTGAATGATCACTTCATTTTCCTTGATTCGATTTTCAATCACAATCACGACTTGGCTATCCCTTGAAAAGAGAGCCAAATTGATCTGCGGTTTATCGAGAGAGGCGCTCGCTTCGATGGCATTGTCCAAAAACACCCCCATAATTCGCGTCAAGTCAATGCTATCGATAGCTATTGAGTGGATGGAATCCGGTATTTCAATATTTATGGGTATGGCTAATTCATCAGCAAGTAATAATTTTGTTGCAAGTAATCCTTTTAGTTCAATGATTTTAAGCTGATCAAGTTGACTGAACAACTGTTGTTTGTTGAAAAAGCAATGCTCTTCCTTCATAATTTGCTCATTGAAATATGTTTGAAGCCCTTTCATATCCTCGTTTTCTATATACCCTCGTAACGAGAAAAGAATATTGGCATAGTCATGTCGAAACGACTGCATCTCACGGTTTACTTGCTCCAAAGCTTGCATATATAGAGTGAATTGCTGTTGCTCAATCAGTTTTTGTTTCACGTGATTCTCCTTTACGATTGTACGTAAAAGTATCCCTGCAAGACTAATCATTATAAAAAAATAAAATAATAGCAGCGCTAAGTTGAAGATAGAAATTCCAAAGCTCCCTTTTTCCGCTGGAATAAAGACAAGTGAATAAAACGCAGAAAAAGTAACCGTCACAATGATAAAGAACAACCATTTTGTAAATGCAGATAGGTGGATATCTACACTGTAATGCTCAATCGTTTTTTTATATAACATAATAAAAATCATAATTTGCAGCACAATCAAACTACCATGGATATATAAAGACAAATGAAAGAAATCAACAAAGAGCATTGCTGTATATTCCGCAAGTATGCTTATTGTATGAATCATAACGAGATGGATAAAGACAACCTTTCTCTTGGTAAATAGATAGAAAAGGCCACCATTTAACACAATACTTGAAATCATTGAAATCCACATGAACTCTTGAAAATAAAAGGCCAAGATAGCAACGATTGTATTCATCGTTAAGCATAGAATAAAACGTTTCACGGTCACTCTCATAGTCAAAATATAAAACAACGAACCATAGATGATGAGGAAATTTAAAAGACTAAAGGCGATAAATATACGCATCATTCCTTTCCCACTGCAATCTTAATCAATTACACCTCAGCTTAATTGATTAAGATTTTTTTCGAGCTTGGGACCTACAAGAAGTAGGTCATGCAATCGTTGCGAATCGAACTACGAAGGGTTCGATTTGCCTTAATTTCTGTGTTCTTGCAGAAATTAAGGCACCTCCCTTCAGAACGTCGCGCACTTAGACCGCCTTCCTAAGCTCCCCTAAAAAATTTGTGACATCTGTCGGAGGCTTTTTCATGACGAACAGGATCGTTTTTTAGACGTTGAAGACAAAACCCCCTCCTCCAAATTTTGCTAACGTATAATGCGATATTGATACGGACAACTAGTTAGCATTGATTATGAATTGGAGGGTCACCAAATGAAACCCGAAAGCCTAGTGGAACTGAGTAGCCAGTCCCTTTTTGTATCATTCATTCTACTATTGATTGCCATAGTGCCCATTGGGGCAACGGTCAAAGCAAAAAAGAACTGGGCTGGTCGAATCGGCGTCAGTTTAACTTATGTAGCATTTGCCTTACAACTTCTCTACTTTTTTCTAAGATGGGCGGCAATTGGACATGCGCCCGTAAGTAATATGTATGAGTTCATGACGTTCTTTGGAATTATGCTGATTGGTAGCACGTTGCTCATATATCATCTTTATAAACAACTTGTTGTATCATTATTTTCAATTCCAATTACACTCATCATTATAGGTTACGGGGCCGTTTTTACAAGCAAGGCCACACCGCTAATACCTGCCCTGCAAAGTAACTGGTTAGCAATCCATGTCATGACTGTAGCTCTTTCGAGTGCCATCTTCTCCGTAGCATTCGTAGCTAGCATCGTCTACTTGTTACGTGCCATTGACGTAACAAAACAGAACAACAGCACTCGGAGCTTAGAATTCGTCATGTATTGCCTCCTGATTGTAGTCGGGTTTATCATTAGTTCCGTAATGTTTTCGATGACGATAGATGAAAAGATTGTTCATTTTAACAACAAAGAACAGGCTCTTGTGGAAACTACGTATAAAATGCCTGCCATCATCGTCAATCCCAACACAATTTCCGTTGAGGATAAAGAGCAAATTGGAATCATTGAGATTACCAATTCAATTGATGCCCGGAAACTCAACTCGGTAGCATGGTCATTTTTAGTTGGAACGGGGCTGTATCTACTCATTCGCCTACTAACTCGAAAGAACATCAGTCAATTGGTCGAACCGTTTGCCCGTAAAGCACCCGCCCAGTTGATGGACGAAATAACGTACCGTGCCATTATCATTGGCTTTCCACTATTCTCATTAGGCGGGTTATTGTTTGCGATGATTTGGGCACACCTCGCATGGGGACGCTTTTGGGGATGGGATCCTAAAGAAGTGTGGGCATTAATCACTTGGCTATTTTACGCAAGCTTCCTCCATCTACGGCTATCCCAAGGATGGTCAGGAGAACGAACAGCTTGGATGGCGATCATCGGCTTCGGTCTAATTGTATTCAATCAAGTCTTCGTCAACCTAGTTATTGCTGGTTTACATTCCTATGCTTGAAGTGAACTCCGTTTTCCCAAACCCGAGTCGTTAGCACCTCAAAAAAAGAGTCTATTGGAAACTCCCAATAGACTCTTTTCGTTGTATCATTAACCATTCATCCACATTGCAGTCAATGCAGAAAAACATCCCTCATTACTTCATACTTATATTGACCAATTCCTTCACCGGCAAGAACAACTCGCCCGTTTCCAAATAAGTAATGGACAACTGATCCCCTTCTTGAATATAAATCGCAAGCGGTTCTGTTTCAGAAGAGACGATGAAATTCCGCCCATCATCAGCTAAAATAGAGATAAGCGTAAAGTCGCCAACACGCTCCTTAAAGACGCGGACAACCGTTACAGCTGCCTTGACCTCTTCCGCCTTCGAACTTCCATCAACCGTACTGCCTCCACGTTGCAATGCCGTCTTATACAGTTTCAACGCTTCGTTCGGAGTATTGGCATAGATGGAAATCTCCGGATTTGCCGCGGATACAATAAAGTAATTTTGCAAAAAGCCATTCGAATCCAGTACAGGCGTCAACCAACTTGCCTCCCCGTAAAAATTATACAAGACCGGCATTTCACCAGACCATTTCTTCTCAATGAATTTCTTTTCAATAATTTGGAGTGCGCCTTGTGAATCCATATACGATTCTTCCAAATTACCCGTGTAATATGTCGCTTCGCCTGTTCGACCATCCGTCAACGCATAGCCGAGCATCGAATCGACCCCTTCTTTCGGGCTTGTAAAATCTGTGAAGTAATACATATGCCCCTTTTCATCGAAAATTGGGCTCACACTTGCTTCCGTCCCTTCATCCGAAGGAAGTTTTACGTCTTTTTTACCGAACAAGGAATTCCAAAATCCGTGGACATAGTTCCCAAAATAACTATTCTGAAGACTGACAGCTTCAGGCGAAACGGCCCCATCTACGAACGCCGGTACATCCGCAAGCTTATACTTTTCTACAGCTCCTGTCGCAGGATCCACCATAACAATCCCTTTGACATCAAAACCGTTACGTGCAGTAATAAAATCCCCGTAAGATCGAATATAATGGGGTTTTCCCTCATCATCGATTTCCAGTTGAACATCGCCATAGAAAATAAGATTCGGCATACTCATCCGCATATGGCGTTCCACTTGCTTATGCAGATAGGAAGACGGCGTATACGCCATTTCAGCTTTGACAAACTTCGGATTATCCGATGAATCTGTTGCACTCATCGTAAAGTAACCCGGTGTCGTTTTCCCATTCCACCATTTAAATAATCCTGAAAACTCAACGGGAGCAATGTACACAAATTCGTCATTCACTTTTTGAATTTGTAAACTACCGAGTTCATAGTAGCTTGTATTCGGTACTTGCCCAAACGCCTTTTTCATCTTATTTCTTGCAAATTTCGGCGGCACGCTAGCTGGCGTTTTCGTTTCATCAAATGCCTGAATCTCTACTTGCTGTTCCATTTCAACCGCCTTATATTTTTGCTTGGCGTTGAAAAGAGGCGCGCTCAGTAAGTATGCCCCCAAAACAAGTGCCCCTAGAAACAGAACGACTTTCACTTTACGTCCCTGACTACCATCCAGCAGTGCTCCTAACAGAGTAACGACAAGCAATACAATCCACAATGAGGTCCAATTTCGGTCCATATTCGTCACATAGTAGAACACAAAAACCATGACTGCAACTAGAATTGTCATGCTTGCCAGGGCTGCCCATCGGTTAAATTGAATCGGTTCTTTTCCTTCTCGATGATTCAATGCAAACGGGACAATGATCACACTCGCCACAACGCCCACTACAATTGAAAAAACAAGTAAATTAATCATTCCACACTCTCTTTTCTGTCTACCAGATTTTTTTGATACTTCATTTACGATTCAAACGGAGAAACGTTTCACTTTTTTTAAAACGAAACTCTTCATTCAAAATAAAAATGGACTCCCTAGGCTCGGAAGTCCATTTTTTCGTTCATATCAATACGGAGTCTTTGGTTAACGGTTCAAGATCAACTTCAAAACCTAAATCCTCAAGCATTTGACGATCTCGGTCACCTTCTTGGCCAGCCGTCGTTAAATAATCACCGATGAAAATTGAGTTTGCTGGGTATAATCCAAGTGGCTGGAGACTACGCAAATTCACTTCTCGCCCACCTGATATCCGAATTTCTTTTGTCGGATTAATAAACCTGAACAAACAGAGAACCTTCAAGCAATACCGCGGCGTCAATTCATCTGTGCCTCCTAGAGGTGTTCCGTCAACCGCATGCAAAAAATTCACCGGAATCGAATCCGCATCCATCGCATGCAAACTGCGTGCCATCGATACAACGTCCTCTTTCGTTTCACGCATACCCACAATGACGCCAGAACATGGTGAAATGCCTGACTGCTTCACAAGGTCCACCGTGTTAACACGGTCATCGAATGTATGCGACGTTGTAATGCTTTCATGATGTGCAGCTGATGTATTGATGTTGTGGTTATAACGATCAACCCCCGCCGCCTTTAGTCGCTTCGCTTGCTCCGGCTTCAATAGTCCGAGACACGCACAAACGGTCATATGTTCATGTTTCGACTTAATTTCTTTCACGGAATCGATAACAATTTCGAGTTCACGCTTCGCCGGACCACGCCCACTTGCAACGATACAATACGTGCCCGCATTTAACTCTGCCGCCCTGTCAGCACCTGCAATGATTTCTTCCTGTTTCATCATCGCATATTTTTCAATCGGAGCTTTCGACACAATCGACTGCGCGCAATACCCACAGTTCTCCGGGCATAGACCTGATTTCGTATTCATAATCATATTGAGTTTCACTTTATTCCCGTAGTAGTGTTTTCGAATGGTATAAGCGGCATGAAGAAGTTGCAACACCCCCTCATCCGGGCTATTTAAAATCTCAAGCGCCTCCTCGTCCGTCAAGACGTGTCCTTCAAGTACCCGCTCCGCTAAAACATCATACTGTGTCATATTATCTCCTCACTTTCAATACTTTGGACATACGGTGCCCGAAAATTCCAGCAAGCACTGCCAGTAAAATATCTTTCGGTAATGGGGGCATCATCCACAACCATGCCAATTTGTAAGTAAATGCATCCGGAGCTGCTGCCCACATTTTATACGCAACATACATCAGGTTTGTACCGATTACATAGTTCACAACCATCGCCACAAGGGCAGCAACAATATAACTATGTAACTTGCCGTTCTTTTCAATGATTTTCCCAGCAATATAGGCTGTAAGAATAAAAGAAACAATAAATCCGAATGTCGGGCTAAGAATCGACCCAAAACCACCGCTGAATTTCGCAAATACCGGAGCTCCCACGAGCCCGATACACATATAAACCGTCATCGCAATTGCACCCAAGCGACTTCCAAGAAGGAGACCCGCTAGAATCGCAAAAAACGTCTGCAATGTAATCGGCACCCCCCCAACAACCAAAAATGGCACAAACGCTGTAATATTCGCCCCGATCATCATCAGCGCCGCAAACATTGCACTGTAGACCAAACTTAATGCACTCATATTGCTCTTTGTTTTCACTGTAGCCGTCGTCATCCACATACACCCCTACCATTTGTGTTATCTATAACAGAATAAAAGATAACACATTATGTGTCAACTCATTTTAATTTTAAGTTAACGCAAAATAAAAGACCGACAGCATCATTGCCATCGATCTTTCTTCAAGAACGTTTCCCCTCATCTTTAGGAAATAAAAAGTATGAAATAATCCCACTTACAA from Sporosarcina sp. FSL K6-1522 includes the following:
- a CDS encoding UvrB/UvrC motif-containing protein; the encoded protein is MMICENCKERPASVILTRESMGEAIELQLCEKCAFQAQTLHVDPNQEPLSIQQFLSHWFGGAELFQAQQPQEAAHQGSECPTCGLTFLKFLDVGKFGCATCYDTFRGQLPRVLGKLHNGHAMHKGKIPVSFNKIYAVKKKIEAIRVKMQEAVEAERFEEAAALRDEANALKVRLADGGGESHVD
- a CDS encoding CtsR family transcriptional regulator; translation: MRNISDIIEGYLKAIIEEEQNRSIEIKRSEVAEKFQCVPSQINYVIKTRFTVERGYAVESKRGGGGYIRIFRVQTNSRKELIEHILKGIQQGASYTMAEDVVYRLTEEAVISEREAKLILAAVDRTTLHQPLPERDMLRARILQAMLVTLIYEQLD
- a CDS encoding LytTR family DNA-binding domain-containing protein is translated as MRVIICEDDHAQKNRLHKEIMDYANFHEPSIEVVLCTSQPDEVLAYLEQHQADCYFLDIELNHELNGMELAMEIRKKDPIATIIFITTHADYLKLTFTYKLAALDFIVKETTEQISSEVKEALQVAFKKYKQLGEFDQSARVQLQIGERIQNVNIQDIYYIETSTKPHKLALYEKNGYYEFYGKLIDFEGLDASFYRCHKSYVINLCHVSELNKTERKVTMSNGTVCMVSFRLVRELQRKLAAVSKNS
- a CDS encoding GHKL domain-containing protein; this encodes MMRIFIAFSLLNFLIIYGSLFYILTMRVTVKRFILCLTMNTIVAILAFYFQEFMWISMISSIVLNGGLFYLFTKRKVVFIHLVMIHTISILAEYTAMLFVDFFHLSLYIHGSLIVLQIMIFIMLYKKTIEHYSVDIHLSAFTKWLFFIIVTVTFSAFYSLVFIPAEKGSFGISIFNLALLLFYFFIMISLAGILLRTIVKENHVKQKLIEQQQFTLYMQALEQVNREMQSFRHDYANILFSLRGYIENEDMKGLQTYFNEQIMKEEHCFFNKQQLFSQLDQLKIIELKGLLATKLLLADELAIPINIEIPDSIHSIAIDSIDLTRIMGVFLDNAIEASASLDKPQINLALFSRDSQVVIVIENRIKENEVIIHKLFEEHYSTKGDNRGIGLFTVRKILSSYPNVMFNSRVDNEWFIHEVIIEERVSDEGYHM
- the ccsB gene encoding c-type cytochrome biogenesis protein CcsB, with the protein product MKPESLVELSSQSLFVSFILLLIAIVPIGATVKAKKNWAGRIGVSLTYVAFALQLLYFFLRWAAIGHAPVSNMYEFMTFFGIMLIGSTLLIYHLYKQLVVSLFSIPITLIIIGYGAVFTSKATPLIPALQSNWLAIHVMTVALSSAIFSVAFVASIVYLLRAIDVTKQNNSTRSLEFVMYCLLIVVGFIISSVMFSMTIDEKIVHFNNKEQALVETTYKMPAIIVNPNTISVEDKEQIGIIEITNSIDARKLNSVAWSFLVGTGLYLLIRLLTRKNISQLVEPFARKAPAQLMDEITYRAIIIGFPLFSLGGLLFAMIWAHLAWGRFWGWDPKEVWALITWLFYASFLHLRLSQGWSGERTAWMAIIGFGLIVFNQVFVNLVIAGLHSYA
- the bioB gene encoding biotin synthase BioB, whose translation is MTQYDVLAERVLEGHVLTDEEALEILNSPDEGVLQLLHAAYTIRKHYYGNKVKLNMIMNTKSGLCPENCGYCAQSIVSKAPIEKYAMMKQEEIIAGADRAAELNAGTYCIVASGRGPAKRELEIVIDSVKEIKSKHEHMTVCACLGLLKPEQAKRLKAAGVDRYNHNINTSAAHHESITTSHTFDDRVNTVDLVKQSGISPCSGVIVGMRETKEDVVSMARSLHAMDADSIPVNFLHAVDGTPLGGTDELTPRYCLKVLCLFRFINPTKEIRISGGREVNLRSLQPLGLYPANSIFIGDYLTTAGQEGDRDRQMLEDLGFEVDLEPLTKDSVLI
- a CDS encoding biotin transporter BioY, giving the protein MTTATVKTKSNMSALSLVYSAMFAALMMIGANITAFVPFLVVGGVPITLQTFFAILAGLLLGSRLGAIAMTVYMCIGLVGAPVFAKFSGGFGSILSPTFGFIVSFILTAYIAGKIIEKNGKLHSYIVAALVAMVVNYVIGTNLMYVAYKMWAAAPDAFTYKLAWLWMMPPLPKDILLAVLAGIFGHRMSKVLKVRR